One segment of Hemicordylus capensis ecotype Gifberg chromosome 8, rHemCap1.1.pri, whole genome shotgun sequence DNA contains the following:
- the LOC128333586 gene encoding TLC domain-containing protein 5-like isoform X2: protein MVASMVLRVACSLIGWFSLYTWSCHRYRDRTWEWSCRLVTLTHGVLATFLSGYIGFIDGPWPMSYPGSPNTNLQVHALCMSLGYFLFDLGWCVYFRTEGPLMLAHHTVSILGITVSLALGESAAEVNGVIFGSEITNPLLQARWFLREKGLYHSFTGDVVDFLFVVLFTGVRIGVGAWLMYCVLLSPKPKWFIKAGGVIMYAVSWVFMVSICRFARRKSMKKFHAWRSRWSECGDLNANGYLKKH, encoded by the exons ATGGTGGCTTCCATGGTCCTCCGGGTGGCctgcagcctgattggctggttcTCGCTCTACACCTGGTCCTGCCATCGGTACAGAGACCGCACCTGGGAATGGAGCTGCCGACTGGTCACTCTCACGCATGGGGTCCTGGCCACTTTCCTCTCTGGCTATATCGGCTTCATTGATGGCCCGTGGCCAATGTCTTACCCAG GGTCGCCCAACACCAATCTGCAGGTCCACGCGCTGTGTATGAGCTTAGGCTACTTCCTTTTCGACCTGGGCTGGTGTGTCTACTTCCGGACAGAAGGCCCACTGATGCTGGCCCACCACACCGTCAGCATCCTGGGGATCACCGTGTCCCTGGCCCTGGGCGAGTCAGCCGCCGAAGTCAACGGCGTCATCTTCGGCAGCGAGATCACCAACCCGCTGCTGCAGGCCCGCTGGTTCCTGCGGGAGAAGGGTCTCTACCACAGCTTCACGGGCGACGTGGTGGACTTCCTCTTTGTGGTGCTCTTCACGGGGGTGCGGATCGGCGTCGGCGCCTGGCTGATGTACTGCGTGTTGCTGTCGCCCAAACCCAAGTGGTTCATCAAGGCCGGGGGCGTCATCATGTACGCTGTGTCTTGGGTCTTCATGGTTAGCATCTGCCGCTTCGCCCGGCGGAAAAGCATGAAGAAGTTCCATGCCTGGAGGAGCAGGTGGAGCGAATGTGGGGACTTGAATGCCAATGGGTACCTGAAAAAGCATtga
- the LOC128333833 gene encoding TLC domain-containing protein 5-like, whose protein sequence is MVSIAVQVVFSLLVWLSLYSGFWCRNKHRTAEWSCRLVTLMHGLIVTFLSGYIVLIDGPWPLTHAGSPNTALQVCLMCLTLGYFIFDLSWCLYFNSEGELMICHHALSICGMVIVLVLGVSATEINAVIFVSEITNPLLQARWFLREMGRYHNSLGDVVDFLFVTLFLGMRIVGGAWIVHSVVISPKTIWILKGGVLAMYLVSLGFLLNVLGFARRKMWKKYFAWKTEGTGGELPKSNGHLPAC, encoded by the exons ATGGTCTCCATTGCCGTTCAAGTGGTCTTCAGCCTGCTGGTCTGGCTTTCACTCTACAGTGGCTTTTGGTGTCGGAACAAGCACCGTACAGCTGAATGGAGCTGCCGGCTGGTCACCCTGATGCATGGCCTGATCGTTACCTTCCTCTCTGGCTACATTGTTCTGATCGACGGACCCTGGCCTTTGACTCATGCAG GCTCCCCGAACACGGCCCTCCAGGTCTGCCTGATGTGCCTAACCCTGGGATACTTCATCTTTGACCTGAGCTGGTGCCTCTATTTCAACAGCGAGGGAGAGCTGATGATCTGCCACCACGCACTGAGCATCTGTGGCATGGTTATTGTGCTGGTGCTGGGTGTGTCTGCGACCGAAATCAATGCCGTCATCTTCGTGAGCGAGATCACCAACCCGCTGCTGCAGGCGCGCTGGTTCCTGCGGGAGATGGGCCGCTACCACAACAGCCTGGGGGATGTGGTGGATTTCCTCTTTGTTACCCTATTCTTGGGAATGCGGATCGTCGGGGGAGCGTGGATCGTGCACTCAGTGGTGATTTCGCCCAAGACAATCTGGATACTGAAAGGGGGAGTCTTGGCTATGTACCTGGTGTCCTTGGGGTTTCTGCTGAATGTTCTTGGTTTCGCCAGGAGGAAAATGTGGAAGAAATACTTTGCTTGGAAGACTGAAGGAACTGGGGGAGAACTGCCCAAAAGCAATGGACATCTGCCTGCCTGTTAA
- the LOC128333586 gene encoding TLC domain-containing protein 5-like isoform X1, with translation MLFALTEESFQRHRMVASMVLRVACSLIGWFSLYTWSCHRYRDRTWEWSCRLVTLTHGVLATFLSGYIGFIDGPWPMSYPGSPNTNLQVHALCMSLGYFLFDLGWCVYFRTEGPLMLAHHTVSILGITVSLALGESAAEVNGVIFGSEITNPLLQARWFLREKGLYHSFTGDVVDFLFVVLFTGVRIGVGAWLMYCVLLSPKPKWFIKAGGVIMYAVSWVFMVSICRFARRKSMKKFHAWRSRWSECGDLNANGYLKKH, from the exons ATGCTGTTTGCTCTCACCGAGGAATCGTTTCAACGCCACAG AATGGTGGCTTCCATGGTCCTCCGGGTGGCctgcagcctgattggctggttcTCGCTCTACACCTGGTCCTGCCATCGGTACAGAGACCGCACCTGGGAATGGAGCTGCCGACTGGTCACTCTCACGCATGGGGTCCTGGCCACTTTCCTCTCTGGCTATATCGGCTTCATTGATGGCCCGTGGCCAATGTCTTACCCAG GGTCGCCCAACACCAATCTGCAGGTCCACGCGCTGTGTATGAGCTTAGGCTACTTCCTTTTCGACCTGGGCTGGTGTGTCTACTTCCGGACAGAAGGCCCACTGATGCTGGCCCACCACACCGTCAGCATCCTGGGGATCACCGTGTCCCTGGCCCTGGGCGAGTCAGCCGCCGAAGTCAACGGCGTCATCTTCGGCAGCGAGATCACCAACCCGCTGCTGCAGGCCCGCTGGTTCCTGCGGGAGAAGGGTCTCTACCACAGCTTCACGGGCGACGTGGTGGACTTCCTCTTTGTGGTGCTCTTCACGGGGGTGCGGATCGGCGTCGGCGCCTGGCTGATGTACTGCGTGTTGCTGTCGCCCAAACCCAAGTGGTTCATCAAGGCCGGGGGCGTCATCATGTACGCTGTGTCTTGGGTCTTCATGGTTAGCATCTGCCGCTTCGCCCGGCGGAAAAGCATGAAGAAGTTCCATGCCTGGAGGAGCAGGTGGAGCGAATGTGGGGACTTGAATGCCAATGGGTACCTGAAAAAGCATtga